The following nucleotide sequence is from Pseudomonas sessilinigenes.
GCCAGGTAGTAACGGTCGCTGGTCTTGCGCCAGTCGAGCCAGTACAGGCCCTCGGGCGTGCGCTTGTCGCCTTCCATGAGCTTGGGCCCCTTGGGTTTCTTGCCCAGGGAGATGCGATAGGTCTTCAGCGGTTTGCCGTCATTGATCAACTGCAGTTGATGGGCGGACTTGAGTACCAGGACTTTCTCGATGACCTTGCCGTCGAGGGTTTCCACCGTGGAGGCCTGGGAAACAGCGACAAAGGAACAGCACAGCAGGGCAAGCAACCAGCGCATTGACACGATATCCCCAGGCGCGCACGGGGTCCCGTGCACGATTATTGTTTAACTGATGGCAGGCTGGGCCAGCGGCGGGATGGATTCGGTGCGCACTTGGAAGGTGCCGGCCTGCCGGTCAGCGAAGAAGCATTCTAAGGTACGGCTGACAGTGCGAAAAGCCAGCTCGGACCAAGGGATGTCGGTTTCATCGAACAAGCGCACTTCAAGGCTCTCGGGGCCGGCGGCAAAATCCAGGTCGGCCAGCTCTGCGCGAAAGAACACATGCACCTGGCTGATATGCGGGACGTCGATCAGGGTATAGAAGCTCAAGTCGCGCACACGGGCGCAGGCTTCCTCGTAGGTTTCACGCACGGCTCCCTGCTCCACGGTCTCGCCGTTCTCCATGAAGCCGGCCGGCAGGGTCCAGTAGCCCAGTCGCGGCTCGATGGCCCGGCGGCACAGCAAGACCTTGCCTTCCCAGGTGGCCAGGCAGCCGGCGACGATATTGGGGTTCTGGTAATGGATGGTCTGGCAGTGATCGCAGACAAAGCGCAGGCGCGAGTCGCCTTCGGGAATGCGCTGGGTCACCGGGTTGCCGCACTGGCTGCAAAATTTCATCGAGGCTGTCCGGAAAAGGCTGCGGCTATCTTGGCGCGCGAGGCCTGTCGTCGGCAAGTTGTCGTTCCGCGACATGCCCCAGGAACGGGGGTTGGGCCGTTGCCGGGATTGGTGCATGATGCTCGGTAGCCAACAGATCGAGATGCCTCATGCTGGACGAGCTACTTCATCGGGTAAGTCATTACACGCCGCGTACATTGGAGACCGATCGACGTTTTCCCGAGGCTGCCGTGCTGGTGCCCATCACCCGCAGCGATGAGCCGGAGCTGGTGCTGACCCTGCGCGCCAGCGGGCTTTCGACCCATGGCGGAGAGGTGGCGTTTCCCGGCGGGCGACGCGATCCGGAGGACCCGGACCTGGTGTTCACCGCCCTGCGTGAGGCGGAGGAAGAGATCGGATTGCCCCCAGGCCTGGTGGAGATCATCGGCCCCCTGAGCCCGCTGATCTCCAAGCATGGGCTCAAGGTTACGCCGTATGTCGGAGTGATCCCCGATTTCGTCGAGTACCGCGCCAACGACGCCGAGATCGCTGCGGTCTTCAATGTCCCCCTGGAATTCTTTCGCCAGGACCCTCGGGAGCATACCCATCGCATCGACTACCAGGGACGCAGCTGGTACGTTCCCAGCTATCGTTTCGGCGACTTCAAGATCTGGGGGCTGACCGCGATCATGATCGTCGAGCTGGTCAACCTGTTGTATGACGCCGGGATCAGCCTGCGTCACCCACCGAAGAACTCCGTCACCCTCTGAAGCCATCGCACGTATGGCACTCACCCACGGCTGCCTGAGCCATGAGGACAACAAGATGAAATATCGCCTGGGCGATGCCCGAGTAGAAACCCATCCACAGAGCTGGGTCGCCCCGAACGCCACGCTGGTGGGCAAGGTCAAGCTGGAGGAGGGGGCCAACGTGTGGTTCAACGCCGTGCTGCGTGGCGATAACGAGCTGATCCTGATCGGCAAGCACAGCAACGTCCAGGACGGCACCGTGATGCACACCGACATGGGGTTCCCGCTGACCATCGGCACCGGGGTGACCATCGGCCACAACGCCATGCTGCATGGCTGCACCGTGGGCGACTACAGCCTGATCGGCATCAACGCGGTGGTCCTCAACGGCGCGAAGATCGGCAAGAACTGCATCATCGGCGCCAACTCGCTGATCGGCGAGGGCAAGGAGATTCCCGATGGATCGCTGGTCATGGGGTCGCCGGGCAAGGTTGTGCGCGAACTCACCGAGCCGCAGAAGCGCATGCTCGAGGCCAGCGCCGCCCATTACGTACACAATGCCCAGCGCTATGCCCGGGACCTGGTCGAGCAGGAATCATGAGCCTTGTGGAGAAACCCGTCGCCTCGCCCTGCGTGAATATTTGCGCCCTGGACGAGCAGGACATCTGCATCGGTTGCCAGCGCACGGTGGACGAGATTACCCGTTGGGGTCGCATGGACAATACCGAGCGGCGTAGCGTATTGGCCCGCTGCCATGAGCGGGCCAAGGACAGCGGGTTGTTGTGGCTGGCGGGGGCCGAGGCAGGCAACTGATCGGTTGCGCAAGCCTTGTCGGGAGTCGAGGACTTTCTTGGCCCAATCCCCGAGCCTGAAGTAACCTGTACACCTTCCTGACAGCGACTTCTTGGCCCCCATGCTCTATCTGATCGCCTATATCAGCAGTGTCGTGCTGATCAACTACGCCTTTTCCACCGCCCCGCACCTGGACATCATTTGGTCGGCCTGGGGTGGACTGGTGTTCGTCCTGCGCGACATGGTGCAGACCCGCTTCGGCCACGGCGCCATCATCGCCATGCTGGCGGCCCTGGTGTTGTCCTATGTGACTTCCGACCCCGCCATCGCCCTGGCCAGCGCCACGGCATTCGCGGTCTCCGAATGCATCGACTGGCTGGTGTTCAGCATCACCAAGCGTCCCCTGCACGATCGGCTGTGGATCAGCTCGGCGCTGAGCATCCCCCTGGATACCTTCATTTTCTTCGGTTTGATCGATGCCCTGACTCCTGGGGTGATCCTCACTGCCCTGGCCTCGAAGTTCGCCGGGGTCACGGTGGTGTGGCTGGCCATGGCCTGGCGTTTGCGCAAAGCGGCGTGCGCCGGCTGAGCCAAAGGCCACGGTTCATGTAAAATGCCGCGCTTTCCCGGGTTGCCAGCCTGGCGCTCGGCCTTCGATGATCCGCTTCCTTGAGGACCTTCAGATGACTCGTATCGGAACTCCATTGTCGCCAACCGCGACCCGCGTCTTGCTTTGTGGCTGTGGTGAGTTGGGCAAGGAGGTGGTGATCGAGCTGCAGCGCCTGGGCGTCGAAGTGATTGCCGTGGACCGCTACGCCAATGCCCCGGCGATGCAGGTGGCCCATCGCAGCCACGTGATCAACATGCTCGACGGCGCAGCCCTGCGTGCCGTGATCGAGGCGGAAAAGCCGCACTTCATCGTGCCGGAAATCGAAGCCATCGCCACGGCGACCCTGGTGGAGCTGGAAGCCGAAGGCTTCACCGTGATTCCGACCGCCCGGGCCACCCAGCTGACCATGAACCGCGAAGGCATCCGGCGCCTGGCCGCTGAAGAGCTGGACCTGCCGACCTCGCCATACCACTTCGCCGATACCTTCGAGGACTACAGCAAGGCCGTGCAGGACCTGGGTTTCCCGTGCGTGGTCAAGCCGGTAATGAGCTCCTCGGGCAAGGGCCAGAGCCTGCTGCGCAGCGCCGATGATGTGCAGAAGGCCTGGGACTATGCCCAGGAAGGCGGTCGGGCCGGCAAGGGCCGGGTGATCATCGAGGGCTTCATCGACTTCGACTACGAAATCACCCTGCTGACCGTACGTCATGTGGGCGGCACCACGTTCTGCGCGCCCGTGGGCCATCGCCAGGAGAAGGGCGATTACCAGGAGTCCTGGCAGCCCCAGGCCATGAGCCCGAAGGCCCTGGCCGAGTCCGAGCGGGTTGCCAAGGCCGTGACCGAGGCCCTGGGTGGGCGCGGGTTGTTCGGTGTGGAGCTGTTCATCAAGGGCGACCAGGTGTGGTTCAGCGAAGTGTCGCCACGGCCCCATGACACTGGCCTGGTGACCCTGATCTCCCAGGACCTGTCGCAGTTCGCCCTGCACGCACGGGCCATCCTCGGCCTGCCGATCCCGCTGATTCGTCAGTTCGGCCCCTCGGCCTCGGCGGTGATCCTGGTGGAGGGCAAGTCCACCCAAACCGCATTCGCCAACCTGGGCGTTGCCCTGAGCGAGCCGGATACCGCGCTGCGCCTGTTCGGCAAGCCGGAAGTCAACGGTCAGCGGCGCATGGGCGTGGCCCTGGCTCGTGATGAGTCCATCGAAGCTGCCCGCGCCAAGGCAACCCGCGCCTCCCAGGCAGTCGTTGTAGAACTGTAAAAACATCCGCGGGCAAGCCTCGCTCCTGCCAGGTTGCGCCGACCTGCAGGAGCGAGCGGTGATCCGACTTGCCCGCGATGATGTCCCGTCAGCCGACCTGATTCAGGTCGTTGTTACGGGTTTCCTTCAGGCACAACACCGCGATCAGGCTCAGGATCGCCGCCCCCGAGACATATCCCCCGACCCAGCTCAAGCCGCCCATCGCCACCAGTTTCTGGGCGAAGAACGGAGCGGCCGAGGCGCCGACGATTCCTCCCAGGTTGTAAGCCGCCGAAGCGCCGGTGTAGCGCACATGGGTGGGGAACAGTTCCGGCAGCAGGGCGCCCATCGGCGCGAAGGTCACCCCCATCAGGAACAGCTCGATGCACAGGAACAGCGCCACCCCGGCGGTGGAGCCCTGGGTCAGCAGCGGTTCCATGGCGAAGCCCGAGAGGATCGCCAGGATGCCGCCGACGACCAGCACGGGCTTGCGCCCGAAGCGATCGCTGGCCCAGGCCGCCAGGGGCGTAGCGGCAGCCATGAACAGTACGGCGAAGCACAGCAGGCCGAGGAAGGTTTCCCGGCTGTAGCCCAGGGTCGATACGCCGTAGCTCAGGGAAAACACTGTGGAGATATAGAACAGCGCGTAGCACACCACCATGGCGGCGGCGCCCAGCAGCACCGGCAGCCAGTATTGGCTGAAGAGCTCGATCAGTGGCAGCTTCACCCGCTCCTGGCGGGCCACGGCGTTGGCGAAGACCGGGGTTTCATGCAGCTTGAGGCGCACATAGAGCCCGACCATCACCAGCGCCGCGCTGAGCAGGAACGGAATGCGCCAGCCCCAGGCCCGGAACTGCTGGTCGTCCAGGCCCATGGCCAGGCCCAGGAACAACCCGTTGGCGGCCAGGAAACCAATGGACGGCCCCAGTTGCGGGAACATGCCGAACCAGGCGCGCTTGCCAGGTGGGGCGTTTTCGGTAGCCAGCAGCGCCGCGCCGCCCCATTCGCCACCCAAGCCCAGGCCCTGGCCGAAGCGCAGCAGGCACAGCAGGATCGGGGCCCAGGCGCCGATGCTGTCGTAGCCCGGCAGCACGCCGATCAGGGTGGTGCAGATGCCCATCAGCAGCAGCGAGGCCACCAGGGTCGACTTGCGGCCGATCCGGTCGCCGAAGTGGCCGAACAGTGCCGAGCCCAGGGGGCGGGCCAGGAAGGCGATACCGAAGGTGAGGAATGCCGAGAGCATCTGGGCGGTACCGGAGCTCTGGGGAAAGAACACCGGGCCAATCACCAGCGCGGCGGCGGTGGCGTAGACATAGAAGTCGTAGAACTCGATGGCGGTGCCGATGAAGCTGGCCGTGGCCACCCGGCTGGCGGAGTTGCCGGGATGGTCGGTCGCGCCGGTGCTGTAGGTCGTGCTGGTCGTCATGCGGATATCCCTGACAGTCATTGCTCCAGTGGAGCGAATTATTATGGTCGAGCACCCAGGGATGTGGGTTTGGTGCGGGCGTGCTCGGGATGGGAGCGACGTCGAACGGTATGCGGGTATGTGCAGGATCTCGCAGGGTGCGGGTAGCACGCGGGGCTGCGGGGCTTGGGTAAGCGTTGCGATTATAGAAAGGCTGCTAACGATCCAACAAGGACTTGTCGCGGGTGTTTCCGGCTGGATAGGCCTGCCCTGAAGGCGGGCTCGGTGGCGCTTGGTGCAGTGGTCAGCGGATGGAGGGAACGCTGCTGGTGTGCCAGATCAGTACCCGGCTGACACGGTTTTCCTCGGTCTCGAGGATTTCCAGGCGGTAGCGGCCGATCTTCAGGCACACGGCGCTGTCGGGAATGGTTTCCAGGGCTTCGGTGACCAGGCCGTTGAGGGTCTTGGGGCCATCGCTGGGCAGGTGCCAGCCCAGGCTCTTGTTCAGCTCACGGATCGAGGCGGCGCCCTCCACCACATAGCGGCCATCGGCCTGGGGGTGGATGTGCGGGTTGTCGAGGCTGTGCTCGCTTTCGAATTCGCCGACGATCTCTTCCAGGATGTCTTCCAGGGTCACGATGCCCTGCACTTCGCCGTATTCGTCCACCACCATGCCCAGGCGTCGCTGCTGCTTGTGGAAGTTGAGCAGCTGCAATTGCAGCGGGGTGCTTTCGGGAACGAAATAGGGTTCGTGGCAGGCCGCCAGCAGCGCTTCCTTGGTCAGGCTGGCGTCGGGCAGCAAGTGGCGGATCTGGCGGGTATTGAGCACCGCCTCGACCTGGTTGATATCGCTGTGGAACACCGGCAGGCGGGTACGCCGGTTCAGGCGCAGCTGGGTGATGATCTGCTCGATCGGCTCGTCCAGGTTGATGCCGTCGACTTCGCTGCGGGGCACCAGGATGTCGTTGACGGTGATGTTGTCCAAGGCGTGGATGCCGGGCAGTGCGTGCTGTTCCTGGGGAGCCGGCTCGTCGTCCAGCAGGGCGGGGTCGTCATCGCTGTGCTTGACCACACTGGCCTTGCTGGCGAAGGGACGCAGCAGCAGTTGGCCAATGGCGTCGAGCAGCCAGGCCAGGGGGTAGACGAACTTCATGGGGATGGCGAGCAGGCCGTTGCCGAAGCTCAGGGTGCCCTCCGGATAGCGCACGGCCACGGCTCGCGGCAGGTACTCGGCCAATACCAGCAGGCCGCAGGTGCTGGCCAGGCAGGCTAGCCACGGGCCGTTCTCTGTCCAGTAAAACAGGGCCAGCAAGGTACTGATGATGACCGCCAGCACCCGGCACAGGGTGTTGCACAGGATCAGGCTTTCCTTGGGGAAGGCCAGTCGGGCTGCTGCTTTGTCACCCGAGCGCGAGCTGCTGCGCAGGGCCAGCAGGTGCAGCTGGGCGGCATCGATGGCGGTGAACAGTCCCGACCAGACGATCAGCAGGGCGATTACTGCGAGCATCGGGCCGGTGGGCAGGGAGTCGGTCATGGCCGGTGGTCAGATATGCAGGATGTATTCGCGGACCAGCTTGCTGCCGAAGTACGCCAGCATCAGCAGGCAGAAGCCGGCCAGGGTCCAGCGGATCGCCTTGTGCCCGCGCCAGCCCAGGCGGGTGCGACCCCAGAGCAATACGCTGAACACCACCCAGGCCAGGCAGGCGAGCAAGGTCTTGTGGACCAGGTGCTGGGCGAACAGGTTTTCGACGAACAGCCAGCCGGATATCAGTGATAGCGACAGCAGGGTCCACCCGGCCCAGAGGAAACCGAACAGCAGGCTCTCCATGGTCTGCAGGGGAGGGAAATTCTTGATCAGCCCGGAAGGGTGCTTGTTCTTCAGTTGATGGTCCTGTACCAGCAGGAGCAAGGCCTGGAACACCGCGATGGTGAACATGCCGTAGGCCAGAATCGAGAGCAGGATATGGGCCAGGATGCCCGGTTCTTCGTCGATCACCGGTACTGTGCCGGTCGGTACGAACTGCGCCAGCAGGGCTGTCAGGGCGCCCAGGGGGAACAGCAGTACCAGCAGGTTCTCCACGGGAATCCGCCAGCAGGCCAGCAAGGTCAGGGCAATGACGGCAGCGGCGATCAGGCTGGCAGCGCTGAAGAAGTCCAGGCCCAGGCCGACCGGGGTCAGCAAGTGGGTCAGCAGGCTGACGCCATGGGCCACCAGGGCCAGGACGCCAAGCGTAACCAGCAGGCGCTTGTTCGCCTTGGCGCCTGTGGCCAGGCGGGAGCCTTGATAGAGGGTCGCAGCGGCATAAAGGATGGCGGCGGCGAGGGTGGGTAGCAAGCTGGGTGACAAGGGGAGCATAAATCCTGTTAGGCAAGCCCGAAAGTCGTTGAGTTTGGCATAGAACCCAGAGCCCTGAAAGACCACGCGAGCAGACGGCGAGGTGTGCGCCACGCACAGTCTTCGCTATAATCCGCGACCTGCCCACGCCGCGGGCTCATCGAGCACCTGTTTATCACGCTCTGGGCCGCCATTACCCCGGTCTACCCTGGGCCTGAAAGGATCGAGCATGTTTGAAAACCTAACCGAACGTCTCTCGCAGACGCTGCGCCATGTCACCGGCAAGGCCAAGCTGACCGAGGACAACATCAAAGACACCCTGCGCGAAGTGCGCATGGCGTTGCTCGAGGCCGACGTCGCCCTGCCGGTGGTCAAGGATTTCGTCAGCTCGGTGAAGGAGCGTGCGGTCGGCACTGAAGTGTCGCGCAGCCTGACCCCGGGCCAGGCCTTCGTGAAGATCGTCCAGGCCGAGCTGGAAAGCCTGATGGGCGCAGCCAACGAAGACCTGAACCTCAGCGCGGTGCCTCCAGCGGTGGTGCTGATGGCCGGTCTGCAGGGTGCGGGTAAGACCACGACTGCCGGCAAGCTGGCGCGCTTCCTTAAAGAGCGCAAGAAAAAGAGCGTGATGGTGGTGTCCGCGGACATCTACCGTCCTGCGGCGATCAAGCAGCTGGAAACCCTGGCCAACGATATCGGCGTGACCTTCTTTCCGTCGGACCTGAGTCAGAAGCCGGTCGCTATCGCTGAAGCAGCTATAAAGGAAGCCAAGCTCAAGTTCATCGACGTGGTGATCGTCGATACCGCCGGTCGCCTGCACGTCGACAGCGAGATGATGGACGAGATCCAGGCGCTGCACGCGGCCATCAAGCCGGTGGAAACCCTGTTCGTGGTCGACGCGATGACCGGCCAGGACGCGGCCAATACCGCCAAGGCCTTTGGCGATGCGCTGCCGCTGACCGGCGTGATCCTGACCAAGGTCGACGGTGATGCCCGGGGCGGTGCCGCACTGTCGGTGCGGGCCATTACTGGCAAGCCGATCAAGTTCATCGGCATGGGCGAGAAGACCGAGGCCCTGGATCCTTTCCACCCTGAGCGTGTCGCCTCGCGGATCCTGGGCATGGGCGACGTGCTCAGCCTGATCGAGCAGGCCGAGCAGACCCTCGATAAGGAAAAGGCCGACAAGCTGGCCAAGAAGCTGAAGAAGGGCAAGGGCTTCGACCTCGAGGACTTCCGCGACCAGCTGCAACAGATGAAGAACATGGGCGGTCTGGGTGGCCTGATGGACAAGCTGCCGAATATCGGTGGGGTCAACCTGTCCCAGATGGGTAACGCCCAGAACGCTGCGGAAAAGCAGTTCAAGCAGATGGAAGCCATCATCAATTCCATGACTCCGGCCGAGCGTCGCGATCCCGAGATGATCAGCGGTTCGCGCAAGCGCCGGATCGCCATGGGCTCCGGTACCCAGGTGCAGGACATCGGCCGCTTGATCAAGCAGCACAAGCAGATGCAGAAGATGATGAAGAAGTTCTCCGCCAAGGGCGGGATGGCCAAGATGATGCGCGGCATGGGCGGTATGTTGCCCGGCGGCGGTATGCCGAAGATCTGAGAATCCGCGCCGGCCATCATGCCGGCGCTCTTTTCCACGGGGACGTGGAAGCGGGCAGGCCTCCGATAGAAGCCTGTCCTTCCTGCTGCCGCTTGCGGCAGCTCCATGGCGAATCTGGATGGCAGCCGACGGGCGCCGGAAAAAGTCATTTGCAAAAGTCCGGATATTCCTTAGAATATGCGGCCTTTCGGGCACCCATGCCCGCTGTGCATTTAGATTTGCAGCACCGACTACAGGAACGATGTTCACATGCTAACAATCCGTCTTGCCCTTGGCGGCTCCAAAAAGCGCCCGTTTTACCACCTGACTGTGACCGACAGCCGTAACCCACGCGACGGTTCGCACAAAGAACAAGTTGGCTTCTTCAACCCGATCGCTCGTGGTCAAGAAGTTCGCCTGTCCGTGAACCAAGAGCGCGTAGCCTACTGGCTGAGCGTTGGTGCACAGCCATCTGAGCGTGTTGCTCAGCTGCTGAAGGAATCGGCTAAGGCTGCAGCCTGAACCTATGAACGCGACGCCAGCCCCTGCTGATGATTTGATCGTTGTCGGCAAAATTTATTCTGTTCATGGCGTTCGCGGCGAAGTGAAGGTCTTTTCCTTTACTGATCCGATTAAAAACCTGTTGCAGTACAAGGCCTGGACGCTCAAGCGCGAAGGCAGTGTGAAGCAGGTTGAGCTGGTCAGCGGACGAGGGAACGATAAGTTCCTGGTCGCAAAGCTCAAGGGTCTTGATGATCGCGAAGAAGCACGTCTTCTGGCCGGTTACGAGATCTGCGTGCCGCGCAACCAATTCCCCGAACTGACCGACGGCGAGTACTACTGGTACCAGCTGCAAGGTCTCAAGGTCATCGACACCCTCGGGCAATTGCTCGGGCAGATCGATCACCTGCTGGAGACCGGCTCGAACGATGTAATGGTGGTCAAGCCTTGCGCTGGCAGCCTGGATGATCGCGAACGCCTGTTGCCCTATACCGAGCAATGCGTGTTGGCTGTCGACTTGGTCGCGGGCGAGATGAAGGTGGATTGGGACGCGGATTTCTAAGCGTGGCTAACTTGCGCGTAGAAGTGATCAGTCTGTTTCCCGAGATGTTTTCCGCCATCAGCGAATACGGCATAACCAGCCGCGCGGTGAAACAAGGGCTGTTGCAGCTCACCTGTTGGAATCCGCGAGACTACACCACGGATCGACATCACACTGTGGACGATCGCCCATTTGGCGGTGGACCGGGCATGGTGATGAAGATCAAGCCCCTGGAGGATGCACTGGTTCAGGCCAGGAGCGCAGCCGGGGAGGGCGCGAAGGTGATTTACCTGTCGCCCCAAGGCCGTCAACTGAATCAGTCGGCGGTACGCGAGTTGGCGAATGAGGATGCATTGATCCTGATTGCTGGTCGTTATGAAGGCATCGACGAACGCTTTATAGAAGCCCATGTCGATGAAGAGTGGTCGATTGGTGACTATGTACTGTCTGGGGGCGAGCTTCCGGCAATGGTCCTGATCGATGCGGTTACACGGCTGCTGCCCGGAGCTTTAGGGCATGTGGACTCCGCGGAGGAAGACTCCTTCACGGATGGTCTGCTGGATTGCCCGCACTACACCCGACCTGAGGTGTATGCGGATCAGCGTGTTCCCGACGTGTTGCTAAGTGGCAATCATGCACATATCCGGCGTTGGCGTTTGCAGCAGTCCCTTGGTAGGACCTACGAACGACGCGCTGATCTTCTGGAAAGACGCTCGCTTTCTGGAGAAGAGAAGAAGCTGCTCGAGGAATATCTCCGCGAGCGGGACGATAGTTAACAACGTATCGATGGTAGATCCGACGATTTACCTTAGGAGCACAGCATGACCAACAAAATCATCCTTGCACTCGAAGCAGAGCAGATGACCAAAGAGATCCCAGCCTTTGCCCCGGGCGACACCATTGTCGTTCAGGTGAAAGTGAAGGAAGGTGATCGTTCCCGTCTGCAGGCGTTCGAAGGCGTAGTTATCGCCAAGCGCAACCGCGGTGTGAACAGCGCGTTCACCGTACGTAAAATCTCCAACGGCGTTGGCGTAGAGCGTACTTTCCAGACCTACAGCCCGCAGATCGACAGCATGGCTGTCAAGCGTCGCGGTGACGTGCGTAAAGCCAAGCTGTACTACCTGCGCGACCTGTCGGGTAAAGCAGCTCGCATCAAGGAAAAACTGGCCTGAGTCCAGCTTCCGATGCAGAAAAAAGCAGCCTACGGGCTGCTTTTTTGTTGCCCGTCATTTATTTCTCCCCAGTGTTTCAGGCAGTAGATCCATGTCCCCTCGCGAGCAAGAAATCCAACGCCGTACCGAGCTGTCGGTCACCCGCGTGACCAAGGCGGTATTCCCCTCCACCACCAACCATCACAACACCCTGTTCGGCGGCACTGCCCTGGCCTGGATGGATGAGGTTTCGTTTATCGCCGCCACGCGTTTTTGCCGGCTACCGCTGGTAACGGTGTCCACCGACCGCATCGACTTCAATCATCCGATCGCTGCGGGCTCCATCGTCGAGTTGGTTGGGCGGGTGGTGAAGGTGGGCAATACCAGCCTCAAGGTCGAGGTCGAGGTGTTCGTCGAGAGCATGAGTTGCGATGGTCGCGAGAAGGCCATCCATGGCCTGTTCAGCTTTGTTGCCATCGACGATGACAAACGCCCGGTTCCAGTGCTGCCGGGCTTCGCGGCGTAGATCGCTACTGGTTGTCCGGCTGGATCAGCGCGAGCAAGGTCCAGCCTGGTGCTGGCTTGAGGCTGCTTTCGGGTGTCAGTACATGGACCCAGCCCCCGGTATCGCGGGCAAACAGCAAGGTGGCGCGGTCGCCATGCAGCGTTTGGTAGTCCTCCCAGCCGAAGGCTTCCGTCAGGTGGGTGCTATAGAGCTCCGCGCCCTGGCCCAGCAAGCTGGCCAGCTTGGTGTAGGTCAGGGCTTCGCTCCCCAGCAATTGGCCGCGATGTTCATGACTGGCGCGGTGCTTGTCGGAGCGCCGGCTTTCCTGGCTATTGGCCAGGGCATGCAGGCGTTGATGGCCGAAGTCATGGCGAAAACGCATGGCGGCCAGGGTGTTCAGCTCCCCTGATGGCGATAGCGCCAGTAGATGCCCAAGCCCTACCAGGTCCAGATGGGCATCGGCGTGTTGCGAGGCCGGGTTGCCGAAGTAGGTGGGCAGCCCCTCCATGCGTGCCGCGCGGATATTTTCCCAGCTGGAATCCGTCAGCAGTAC
It contains:
- a CDS encoding L,D-transpeptidase family protein, which produces MRWLLALLCCSFVAVSQASTVETLDGKVIEKVLVLKSAHQLQLINDGKPLKTYRISLGKKPKGPKLMEGDKRTPEGLYWLDWRKTSDRYYLAMHISYPNISDAARSRREGVPPGGMIMIHGTPDTEEFPEQYFHTLDWTDGCIAMRNVDMREIWGLVKDGTMIEIRP
- a CDS encoding NUDIX hydrolase; the encoded protein is MKFCSQCGNPVTQRIPEGDSRLRFVCDHCQTIHYQNPNIVAGCLATWEGKVLLCRRAIEPRLGYWTLPAGFMENGETVEQGAVRETYEEACARVRDLSFYTLIDVPHISQVHVFFRAELADLDFAAGPESLEVRLFDETDIPWSELAFRTVSRTLECFFADRQAGTFQVRTESIPPLAQPAIS
- a CDS encoding CoA pyrophosphatase; amino-acid sequence: MLDELLHRVSHYTPRTLETDRRFPEAAVLVPITRSDEPELVLTLRASGLSTHGGEVAFPGGRRDPEDPDLVFTALREAEEEIGLPPGLVEIIGPLSPLISKHGLKVTPYVGVIPDFVEYRANDAEIAAVFNVPLEFFRQDPREHTHRIDYQGRSWYVPSYRFGDFKIWGLTAIMIVELVNLLYDAGISLRHPPKNSVTL
- a CDS encoding gamma carbonic anhydrase family protein is translated as MKYRLGDARVETHPQSWVAPNATLVGKVKLEEGANVWFNAVLRGDNELILIGKHSNVQDGTVMHTDMGFPLTIGTGVTIGHNAMLHGCTVGDYSLIGINAVVLNGAKIGKNCIIGANSLIGEGKEIPDGSLVMGSPGKVVRELTEPQKRMLEASAAHYVHNAQRYARDLVEQES
- a CDS encoding DUF1289 domain-containing protein translates to MSLVEKPVASPCVNICALDEQDICIGCQRTVDEITRWGRMDNTERRSVLARCHERAKDSGLLWLAGAEAGN
- a CDS encoding VUT family protein gives rise to the protein MLYLIAYISSVVLINYAFSTAPHLDIIWSAWGGLVFVLRDMVQTRFGHGAIIAMLAALVLSYVTSDPAIALASATAFAVSECIDWLVFSITKRPLHDRLWISSALSIPLDTFIFFGLIDALTPGVILTALASKFAGVTVVWLAMAWRLRKAACAG
- the purT gene encoding formate-dependent phosphoribosylglycinamide formyltransferase, encoding MTRIGTPLSPTATRVLLCGCGELGKEVVIELQRLGVEVIAVDRYANAPAMQVAHRSHVINMLDGAALRAVIEAEKPHFIVPEIEAIATATLVELEAEGFTVIPTARATQLTMNREGIRRLAAEELDLPTSPYHFADTFEDYSKAVQDLGFPCVVKPVMSSSGKGQSLLRSADDVQKAWDYAQEGGRAGKGRVIIEGFIDFDYEITLLTVRHVGGTTFCAPVGHRQEKGDYQESWQPQAMSPKALAESERVAKAVTEALGGRGLFGVELFIKGDQVWFSEVSPRPHDTGLVTLISQDLSQFALHARAILGLPIPLIRQFGPSASAVILVEGKSTQTAFANLGVALSEPDTALRLFGKPEVNGQRRMGVALARDESIEAARAKATRASQAVVVEL
- a CDS encoding MFS transporter, yielding MTTSTTYSTGATDHPGNSASRVATASFIGTAIEFYDFYVYATAAALVIGPVFFPQSSGTAQMLSAFLTFGIAFLARPLGSALFGHFGDRIGRKSTLVASLLLMGICTTLIGVLPGYDSIGAWAPILLCLLRFGQGLGLGGEWGGAALLATENAPPGKRAWFGMFPQLGPSIGFLAANGLFLGLAMGLDDQQFRAWGWRIPFLLSAALVMVGLYVRLKLHETPVFANAVARQERVKLPLIELFSQYWLPVLLGAAAMVVCYALFYISTVFSLSYGVSTLGYSRETFLGLLCFAVLFMAAATPLAAWASDRFGRKPVLVVGGILAILSGFAMEPLLTQGSTAGVALFLCIELFLMGVTFAPMGALLPELFPTHVRYTGASAAYNLGGIVGASAAPFFAQKLVAMGGLSWVGGYVSGAAILSLIAVLCLKETRNNDLNQVG
- a CDS encoding HlyC/CorC family transporter, which gives rise to MTDSLPTGPMLAVIALLIVWSGLFTAIDAAQLHLLALRSSSRSGDKAAARLAFPKESLILCNTLCRVLAVIISTLLALFYWTENGPWLACLASTCGLLVLAEYLPRAVAVRYPEGTLSFGNGLLAIPMKFVYPLAWLLDAIGQLLLRPFASKASVVKHSDDDPALLDDEPAPQEQHALPGIHALDNITVNDILVPRSEVDGINLDEPIEQIITQLRLNRRTRLPVFHSDINQVEAVLNTRQIRHLLPDASLTKEALLAACHEPYFVPESTPLQLQLLNFHKQQRRLGMVVDEYGEVQGIVTLEDILEEIVGEFESEHSLDNPHIHPQADGRYVVEGAASIRELNKSLGWHLPSDGPKTLNGLVTEALETIPDSAVCLKIGRYRLEILETEENRVSRVLIWHTSSVPSIR
- a CDS encoding cytochrome C assembly family protein; the protein is MLPLSPSLLPTLAAAILYAAATLYQGSRLATGAKANKRLLVTLGVLALVAHGVSLLTHLLTPVGLGLDFFSAASLIAAAVIALTLLACWRIPVENLLVLLFPLGALTALLAQFVPTGTVPVIDEEPGILAHILLSILAYGMFTIAVFQALLLLVQDHQLKNKHPSGLIKNFPPLQTMESLLFGFLWAGWTLLSLSLISGWLFVENLFAQHLVHKTLLACLAWVVFSVLLWGRTRLGWRGHKAIRWTLAGFCLLMLAYFGSKLVREYILHI